A window of the Dictyoglomus sp. genome harbors these coding sequences:
- a CDS encoding pyrimidine-nucleoside phosphorylase, protein MRMVDIIIKKRNGEKLSREEIEFVVDKYLKNEIPDYQMSALLMAIYFKGMDEEETSVLTEIMANSGKIIDLTEIPGIKIDKHSTGGVGDKTTLVFAPLIASYGFPIAKMSGRSLGHTGGTIDKLESIPGFRTNLTLKELINQVKKIGISIVGQTENLVPADKKIYALRDVTGTVDSIPLIASSIMSKKIAGGSDIIVLDVKVGRGAFIDSIDKAEDLALLMVKIGKRLNKKISAVISDMNEPLGNAVGNSLEVIEAIETLKGKGPSDLKELVINLGIQVVLLSGKEKDEEKIRRDLEKLLNEGLALKKFRELIRAQGGNDEVIDNYKLFPQAKIQKEIFSREEGYITKMDAYLIAKSVILLGAGRDKKEDIVDLSVGIKLHKKLGDKVYKNEPIVTFFANDPSKLALAQEVFKEAYEIGEEKINKKLILKVIK, encoded by the coding sequence ATGAGAATGGTGGATATCATAATAAAAAAGAGAAATGGAGAAAAATTAAGTAGAGAAGAGATCGAATTTGTTGTTGATAAATATCTAAAAAATGAAATTCCAGACTATCAGATGTCTGCACTTCTTATGGCGATATATTTTAAGGGAATGGATGAAGAGGAAACATCGGTCCTTACAGAGATTATGGCAAATAGTGGTAAAATTATTGATCTAACAGAAATCCCTGGAATAAAAATAGATAAACATAGTACTGGAGGAGTTGGTGACAAAACGACTTTAGTATTTGCTCCTTTAATAGCCTCATATGGGTTTCCTATAGCAAAGATGTCAGGAAGGAGTCTAGGTCATACTGGAGGAACAATAGATAAATTGGAATCTATTCCTGGTTTTAGAACAAATTTAACTCTTAAAGAATTAATTAATCAGGTAAAGAAAATTGGAATATCTATTGTGGGACAGACAGAAAATTTGGTTCCTGCGGACAAAAAGATATATGCTTTAAGAGATGTAACTGGAACTGTAGATTCTATACCTTTAATTGCTAGTAGTATTATGAGTAAAAAAATTGCAGGAGGTTCTGATATTATAGTATTAGATGTAAAGGTTGGAAGGGGAGCTTTCATAGATTCTATTGATAAAGCAGAAGATTTAGCGTTATTAATGGTAAAAATTGGTAAAAGATTAAACAAGAAAATCTCTGCGGTAATATCTGATATGAATGAACCTTTAGGAAATGCTGTAGGAAATTCTTTGGAAGTAATAGAAGCTATAGAAACTTTAAAAGGAAAAGGACCTTCTGATTTAAAAGAGCTAGTTATTAATCTTGGAATTCAAGTAGTTTTATTATCAGGTAAAGAAAAAGATGAAGAAAAAATTAGAAGAGATTTAGAGAAATTACTGAATGAAGGTCTTGCCTTAAAAAAATTTAGAGAGTTAATAAGGGCTCAAGGAGGAAATGATGAAGTTATTGACAATTATAAATTGTTTCCCCAAGCAAAGATTCAAAAAGAGATTTTTTCTAGGGAAGAAGGGTATATAACTAAGATGGATGCATATCTCATTGCAAAGAGTGTTATCCTTTTAGGAGCAGGAAGAGATAAAAAAGAAGATATAGTTGATCTTTCTGTTGGAATAAAGTTACATAAAAAGCTAGGAGATAAAGTTTATAAGAATGAGCCTATTGTTACTTTCTTTGCCAATGATCCTTCGAAATTAGCTTTGGCACAGGAAGTTTTTAAAGAAGCATATGAGATTGGAGAAGAAAAAATTAATAAAAAACTAATTTTAAAGGTTATAAAATAG
- a CDS encoding site-2 protease family protein, giving the protein MIFSIGSFQEFIWRLMAILFAITIHEFSHGKVAEWEGDPTPRLYGRLTLNPFAHIDLIGFLMLILFRFGWAKPVPVNFYNLRRGKKSVILVSLAGPLSNIISAFLLSILLRIDLNLPTNLINFVIEMAILNLYLGIFNLIPIPPLDGSHILESLLPYSYRHYFDFLSTYGFFILIILISTGILLKIIYPILYFFVYLLGLF; this is encoded by the coding sequence ATGATTTTTAGTATTGGCAGTTTTCAAGAGTTTATATGGAGATTAATGGCAATATTATTCGCAATTACAATTCATGAATTCTCTCATGGAAAGGTTGCGGAATGGGAGGGAGATCCGACTCCTCGTCTTTATGGTCGATTAACATTAAATCCTTTTGCTCATATTGATCTTATAGGATTTTTAATGTTGATTCTTTTTAGATTTGGATGGGCCAAACCTGTTCCTGTAAACTTTTATAATCTGCGAAGAGGGAAAAAAAGTGTAATATTGGTTTCTTTGGCAGGTCCATTATCAAATATAATCTCTGCTTTTTTGTTAAGTATTCTTTTGAGAATTGATTTAAATCTTCCTACGAACCTCATAAATTTTGTTATAGAGATGGCTATTTTAAATTTATATCTTGGAATTTTCAATCTCATTCCTATTCCTCCTCTAGATGGTTCTCATATTCTGGAATCTCTACTTCCTTATTCCTATAGACATTATTTTGACTTCTTAAGCACTTATGGCTTCTTTATCTTAATTATTTTGATTTCTACAGGAATTCTTTTAAAAATAATTTACCCTATTTTATATTTTTTTGTTTATCTTTTAGGGCTTTTTTAA
- the trpS gene encoding tryptophan--tRNA ligase has protein sequence MKIGRILSGMRPTGKLHLGHRLGVLENWVKLQDSYECFFEIADWHALTTHYRETDTLKDNIFQMVCDWLSVGIDPNKSVIFRQSDITEHSELFILFSMFVPLPWLERNPTYKEQLRELEGRDLFTYGFLGYPVLQAADILIYRADTVPVGEDQLPHLELTREIARRFNYFYKPIFPEPQAKLSDIPALIGTDGRRMHKSYGNTIPLDVDEDGLRNIVKNMVTDPARIRRSDPGHPEVCPVFAYHKIFNIEECDFIYNACRTAEIGCVDCKMKLFVKLNEFLSPAREKRKYYVEHPKEVWDIVYEGNKKAKEEAQKTMDLVREAMGIKIWK, from the coding sequence ATGAAAATAGGAAGAATTCTTTCAGGCATGAGACCAACAGGAAAACTACACTTAGGTCATAGATTAGGAGTTTTAGAAAATTGGGTAAAATTACAAGATTCCTATGAATGTTTTTTTGAAATAGCAGATTGGCATGCGCTTACTACTCATTATAGAGAAACAGATACTTTAAAAGATAATATATTCCAAATGGTTTGTGACTGGTTATCGGTGGGTATTGATCCAAATAAAAGTGTAATTTTTAGACAGTCAGACATTACGGAACATAGTGAGCTTTTTATCTTATTTTCCATGTTTGTTCCATTGCCTTGGCTTGAGAGAAATCCAACTTATAAGGAACAATTAAGAGAATTAGAGGGAAGAGATCTTTTTACGTATGGATTTCTAGGATATCCTGTTCTTCAGGCAGCAGATATTCTTATATATAGAGCGGATACTGTTCCCGTAGGTGAAGATCAACTGCCCCATTTGGAACTTACTAGAGAAATAGCTCGTAGATTTAACTATTTTTATAAACCTATATTTCCTGAACCTCAAGCAAAACTTTCAGATATACCAGCATTAATAGGAACTGATGGAAGGAGGATGCATAAAAGTTATGGTAATACAATACCTCTTGATGTTGACGAGGATGGGTTAAGAAATATTGTAAAAAATATGGTGACTGATCCTGCAAGGATAAGAAGAAGTGATCCAGGACATCCTGAAGTTTGTCCTGTATTTGCATATCATAAAATATTTAATATTGAAGAATGTGATTTTATATATAATGCATGTAGAACAGCAGAAATAGGTTGTGTAGATTGTAAAATGAAACTCTTTGTAAAATTGAATGAATTTTTAAGCCCTGCTCGAGAAAAAAGAAAATACTATGTAGAACATCCAAAAGAAGTGTGGGATATTGTTTACGAAGGTAATAAAAAAGCAAAGGAAGAAGCTCAAAAAACTATGGATTTAGTTAGAGAGGCAATGGGGATAAAGATTTGGAAATAG
- a CDS encoding segregation/condensation protein A encodes MYNPFYILKEIISEEINPKGFPLKRIIEQYQSLDKERWKDLDLTTYFLDVIIEVLEIKIKTLFPQEKKEREKTEKNILVNESKWKKVRKYLEEKEEKGIRVFFREKNNEIFLDEKEKINITQIYLIWLKSKENKINTIDFPREIYKIEDKMEDILKKTKNKIPFSEIVRGLSKIEIIYYFLALCELIKQGKIKVYQKDFYDEIILERNFDYARV; translated from the coding sequence GTGTATAATCCTTTCTATATATTAAAAGAGATTATTAGTGAAGAGATTAATCCAAAAGGCTTTCCATTGAAAAGAATTATTGAACAATATCAAAGTTTAGATAAAGAAAGATGGAAAGATTTAGATCTTACTACCTATTTTTTGGATGTAATTATAGAAGTTTTAGAGATTAAAATAAAAACTCTTTTCCCTCAAGAAAAAAAAGAGAGAGAAAAAACAGAAAAAAATATTTTAGTTAATGAAAGTAAATGGAAAAAAGTTAGAAAATATTTAGAAGAAAAAGAAGAGAAAGGAATAAGGGTTTTTTTTAGAGAGAAAAATAATGAGATTTTTTTAGATGAAAAGGAAAAAATAAATATAACACAAATTTATTTAATTTGGTTAAAATCTAAAGAAAATAAGATTAATACTATTGATTTTCCAAGAGAAATATATAAGATTGAAGATAAGATGGAAGATATATTAAAGAAAACTAAAAATAAAATTCCTTTTTCAGAAATTGTGAGAGGGTTATCCAAAATAGAAATAATATATTATTTTCTTGCTTTATGTGAATTAATAAAACAAGGAAAGATTAAAGTTTATCAGAAGGATTTTTATGATGAAATTATTCTAGAAAGGAATTTTGATTATGCGAGAGTATAA
- the scpB gene encoding SMC-Scp complex subunit ScpB has translation MREYKNFLKKQIEGLLFISNKPISSSELAKFLKIDEKEILEILEELKEDYKDRGINLYKINGKYEFGTSPDISSILAKFLKEKRERLSKPALETLAIIAYHQPITKGEIDILRGTKSDGVIYNLLEKGLIKIVGKKNIPGKPFLYAVSEKFYKYFLIEEEKNLKEIED, from the coding sequence ATGCGAGAGTATAAGAATTTCTTGAAAAAACAAATAGAAGGCTTACTCTTTATTTCTAATAAACCTATAAGTTCTTCTGAGTTAGCAAAATTTCTAAAAATAGACGAAAAAGAAATATTAGAAATATTGGAAGAATTAAAAGAAGATTATAAAGACAGGGGAATAAATTTATACAAAATAAATGGAAAATATGAATTTGGAACATCTCCTGATATTTCGAGTATTTTAGCGAAATTTCTAAAGGAAAAAAGAGAAAGACTAAGCAAACCTGCTCTTGAAACCTTAGCAATTATTGCATATCATCAACCTATAACAAAAGGGGAGATAGATATATTAAGGGGTACAAAAAGTGATGGAGTTATTTATAATTTATTAGAAAAAGGACTAATTAAAATTGTTGGAAAAAAAAATATTCCTGGGAAACCATTCCTTTATGCTGTTTCTGAGAAATTTTATAAATATTTTTTAATTGAAGAGGAAAAAAATTTAAAAGAAATTGAGGATTAA
- a CDS encoding DUF4115 domain-containing protein: protein MTTLGELLRKERESQGKDLRQIALELKISSRYLEALEKDKFDEVNLADIYKKGIIKKYSRYLNIDEKLALDLYEQQYEKPILEENKKEEKKEQTFIFFIYIIVGIIILTSIYIVHRSTSNLKLSSTPHTYTYPTFTEIIKESHTPTIVSEISKEKQKLSHNIKLVAHDRTWLRVFYDNNIVFEGILLKGDVKIFTYSYLDLHIGNAGGIEIFYDDKSLGILGKKGEVIIKRVP, encoded by the coding sequence ATGACAACTCTTGGAGAATTACTTAGAAAAGAGAGAGAATCTCAAGGCAAAGATTTAAGACAAATTGCCCTGGAGTTAAAAATCTCTTCTCGATATTTAGAAGCTTTAGAAAAGGATAAATTTGATGAGGTTAATCTTGCAGATATCTATAAAAAGGGAATAATCAAAAAGTATTCTAGGTATCTAAATATCGATGAAAAACTTGCTCTTGATTTGTATGAACAACAATACGAGAAACCTATTTTGGAAGAAAATAAAAAAGAAGAAAAAAAAGAACAAACTTTTATCTTTTTTATCTATATAATCGTAGGAATTATTATTCTTACCTCTATCTACATTGTTCATAGAAGTACTTCAAACCTAAAACTTTCTTCTACCCCTCATACATATACCTATCCTACCTTTACAGAAATTATAAAAGAAAGTCATACTCCAACTATAGTTTCTGAAATTTCTAAAGAAAAACAGAAATTAAGTCATAATATAAAACTCGTTGCTCATGATAGAACGTGGTTAAGAGTATTTTATGACAATAATATTGTCTTTGAAGGAATATTATTAAAGGGAGACGTGAAGATTTTTACCTATTCTTATCTTGATCTTCATATAGGAAATGCAGGAGGAATAGAAATCTTTTATGATGATAAAAGTTTGGGAATATTGGGCAAGAAAGGAGAGGTAATAATTAAAAGAGTACCATGA
- the rimO gene encoding 30S ribosomal protein S12 methylthiotransferase RimO has protein sequence MKKARIISLGCAKNLVDTEILMGMLKEKNYDFTPYEEDADLILINTCAFISPALKETEENILGLKKYKTLGKKIIVCGCYVERFKDKLKEKFPFVDLFIGPGEYQNFSLYLENSDSQNIFSSFASNFLYTADYKRFHITPRHWTYVKISEGCNNLCNYCTIPYIRGPLRSRPIEDIKKEVKVLINNGVREINLIAQDTTRYGEDIYGRPFLLNLLKTLDDIPGDFMIRILYSYPSRLNKEILDFIKNSEKIVPYFDIPLQHVNNQILRSMGRNYTKEQIINLWEQIRKTFKESVLRTTFIIGFPGEGEEEFMELLDFIENYPFERVGVFSFYPEKGTKAYNMPNQVDEKIKKERIDILMKKQQRISKKLNENLIGKIFDVYIERKMNNYYLGRSFREAPEVDPWIIIKDPYVFNIGEKIKIEIIKAGIYDLWGRRV, from the coding sequence ATGAAGAAAGCACGAATTATATCTTTAGGATGTGCCAAAAATTTAGTAGATACTGAGATATTAATGGGAATGTTAAAAGAAAAGAATTACGATTTTACACCTTACGAGGAAGATGCAGATTTGATTCTTATAAATACCTGTGCTTTTATATCTCCAGCTTTAAAGGAAACAGAGGAAAACATTTTAGGACTTAAAAAATATAAGACATTAGGGAAAAAAATAATAGTATGTGGATGTTATGTAGAAAGATTTAAAGATAAATTAAAGGAAAAATTTCCCTTTGTAGATCTTTTTATTGGGCCTGGAGAATATCAAAATTTTTCCCTTTATCTTGAAAATTCAGATTCTCAAAATATATTTTCAAGTTTTGCCTCGAATTTTCTGTATACTGCTGATTATAAAAGATTTCACATAACTCCTAGACATTGGACCTATGTAAAAATTTCTGAGGGATGTAATAATCTTTGTAATTATTGTACAATCCCTTATATTCGAGGTCCCTTAAGAAGCAGACCCATTGAAGATATAAAAAAAGAGGTAAAAGTTTTAATAAATAATGGAGTAAGAGAAATAAATTTAATTGCTCAGGATACTACAAGATATGGAGAAGATATCTATGGGAGACCATTCCTTTTGAATCTCTTGAAAACCTTGGATGATATTCCTGGAGATTTTATGATTCGAATTCTTTATTCTTATCCATCAAGATTAAACAAGGAGATATTAGATTTTATAAAAAATTCTGAAAAGATTGTTCCATATTTTGATATTCCATTACAACATGTTAATAATCAAATTTTAAGATCTATGGGAAGAAATTATACTAAAGAACAAATTATAAATTTATGGGAACAAATTAGAAAAACTTTTAAAGAAAGTGTACTGAGAACAACCTTTATTATTGGATTTCCAGGTGAAGGAGAAGAAGAATTTATGGAATTACTAGATTTTATTGAAAATTATCCCTTTGAAAGGGTAGGAGTTTTTTCTTTTTATCCAGAAAAGGGAACAAAAGCATATAACATGCCAAATCAAGTGGATGAGAAAATTAAAAAGGAAAGAATAGATATTCTAATGAAAAAGCAACAAAGAATATCAAAAAAGTTAAATGAAAATTTAATAGGGAAAATTTTTGATGTTTATATAGAGAGAAAAATGAATAATTATTATTTAGGACGAAGTTTTAGAGAAGCTCCTGAAGTTGATCCTTGGATTATCATTAAGGATCCTTATGTATTTAATATTGGGGAAAAAATTAAAATTGAAATAATAAAGGCAGGTATTTATGATTTATGGGGAAGAAGGGTCTAA
- the pgsA gene encoding CDP-diacylglycerol--glycerol-3-phosphate 3-phosphatidyltransferase yields MGKKGLIPNYLTILRIFLTIPVIILSLFDSFYIFTGILFFIAIFTDYLDGKFARKYNQVSNLGKFLDPLADKILVLSILIVLVEKKEIPFFIPIIILIREFAITGLRSILAQKGIVLSALKEGKIKTFLQDMSILFYIFKFPGKELLLFSAIFFTIYSGIIYFLKYWKILSESEI; encoded by the coding sequence ATGGGGAAGAAGGGTCTAATTCCAAACTATTTAACTATTTTAAGGATTTTTCTAACTATTCCTGTAATAATTTTGTCGCTTTTTGATTCTTTTTATATCTTTACTGGTATTTTATTTTTTATTGCCATCTTTACAGATTATTTAGATGGAAAATTTGCAAGAAAGTATAATCAGGTTTCTAATCTAGGAAAATTTTTGGATCCTCTTGCAGATAAAATACTAGTATTAAGTATATTAATTGTCCTTGTAGAAAAGAAGGAAATTCCCTTTTTTATTCCTATAATTATACTTATTAGAGAGTTTGCTATAACTGGCTTAAGAAGTATATTAGCACAGAAGGGAATTGTCTTATCTGCATTAAAAGAAGGAAAGATTAAAACCTTTCTTCAAGATATGAGTATACTATTTTATATTTTTAAATTTCCTGGAAAGGAGTTATTATTATTTTCTGCTATATTTTTTACTATATATTCAGGCATCATTTATTTCCTGAAATATTGGAAAATATTATCTGAAAGCGAAATATGA
- the thpR gene encoding RNA 2',3'-cyclic phosphodiesterase: MKRLFIAIDLPLEIKKELYKIEEDLMKYIPRGVKWVEMENFHFTIRFLGETEENEIPNIIKIMDEVAKESDSFYISLKEIGAFPNFKNPRVIWIGIEKGYKEMKDLFNKLETRISKLKFKKEDKDFSPHLTLGRIKEKIRWDEKWKINIPYLEFFVEEIALFESQLTSQGPIYITLYKCKLVKNQKKS; this comes from the coding sequence ATGAAAAGACTATTTATTGCTATAGATTTACCTTTAGAAATAAAGAAAGAATTATATAAGATAGAAGAAGACCTAATGAAATATATACCAAGGGGCGTTAAATGGGTAGAAATGGAGAATTTCCATTTTACCATCCGTTTTTTAGGTGAAACTGAAGAGAATGAAATTCCTAATATAATAAAAATTATGGATGAGGTGGCTAAAGAATCAGATTCATTTTATATTTCTTTAAAGGAAATAGGAGCATTCCCAAACTTTAAAAATCCAAGAGTTATATGGATAGGAATAGAAAAGGGATACAAAGAGATGAAAGATCTATTTAATAAACTTGAAACTAGAATCTCAAAGTTAAAATTTAAAAAAGAAGACAAGGATTTTTCTCCCCATTTAACTCTAGGAAGAATCAAGGAAAAAATAAGATGGGATGAAAAATGGAAGATTAATATTCCATATTTAGAATTTTTTGTTGAAGAAATAGCTTTATTTGAAAGTCAACTTACCTCTCAGGGACCCATATATATTACTCTTTATAAATGTAAATTGGTAAAAAATCAAAAAAAATCTTAA
- the speD gene encoding adenosylmethionine decarboxylase produces the protein MKITGKSLGRHILAEMYNCRKDLLNDLTKIKEIMTKAAILAGAEVVEVVFHQFNPYGISGVVVISESHLAIHTWPEYGFVAADLFTCGDHVDPWKAFEYLNKELQAEQVITFEAKRGILPLDANEFSYKYDKEKVG, from the coding sequence GTGAAAATAACTGGAAAATCTCTGGGGAGACATATCCTTGCAGAGATGTATAATTGCAGGAAGGATTTATTGAATGACTTAACAAAAATAAAAGAGATAATGACAAAAGCTGCCATTTTGGCAGGAGCAGAGGTTGTAGAGGTAGTTTTTCACCAGTTTAATCCTTATGGAATAAGTGGTGTTGTAGTGATTTCTGAATCTCATCTTGCGATACATACATGGCCAGAATATGGTTTTGTAGCAGCGGATCTTTTTACTTGTGGGGATCATGTAGATCCTTGGAAGGCTTTTGAATATTTGAACAAGGAATTACAAGCAGAACAAGTAATAACTTTTGAGGCGAAAAGAGGGATCTTACCATTAGATGCGAATGAATTTTCATATAAATATGATAAAGAAAAGGTAGGTTGA
- the speE gene encoding polyamine aminopropyltransferase encodes MNSYWLIEKNHPSEIHWHGIDKFIFATETPFQRVEIVESPFYGRCLVLDGRIQSSEKDEFIYHEALVHPALILHPSPQRVLVLGGGEGATLREVLKYKEVNEVIMVDIDEKVVKISQEFLPQWHKGAFEDRRVSLLFKDAREYLEKTDEKFDVVISDLSEPMKGSPAVKLFTYEFFNIVKVHLNPEGIFIIQAGTSHHLKFNFHSVIHSTLRKVFTKVFSYQAYVPVYDFIWSFIFSSDKINPKEISENEINERLKERKIEDLRFYDGETHKMMFSLPKHIRKALEEEKNVAYDANPLYAVEE; translated from the coding sequence ATGAATTCATATTGGTTAATTGAGAAAAATCATCCCAGTGAAATTCACTGGCATGGTATAGATAAGTTCATTTTTGCGACAGAGACTCCTTTTCAAAGGGTAGAGATTGTTGAAAGTCCCTTTTATGGAAGATGTCTTGTTTTAGATGGTAGAATTCAGTCTAGTGAAAAAGATGAATTTATATATCATGAAGCTTTAGTTCATCCTGCTTTAATATTACATCCATCTCCCCAGAGAGTTTTAGTTTTAGGTGGAGGAGAAGGTGCAACATTAAGAGAAGTTTTAAAGTATAAAGAGGTTAATGAAGTTATTATGGTAGATATTGATGAAAAAGTTGTAAAAATATCTCAAGAATTTTTGCCTCAATGGCATAAGGGAGCTTTTGAGGATAGAAGAGTAAGCTTATTGTTTAAAGATGCAAGGGAGTATTTAGAAAAGACAGATGAAAAATTTGATGTGGTTATTAGCGATCTTTCAGAACCAATGAAAGGAAGTCCTGCAGTGAAACTTTTTACCTATGAGTTCTTTAATATTGTAAAAGTTCATTTAAATCCTGAAGGTATATTTATAATACAAGCAGGAACATCTCATCATTTGAAATTTAATTTTCATTCAGTGATTCATTCTACTCTTAGAAAAGTCTTTACTAAGGTTTTTTCTTATCAAGCTTATGTTCCTGTTTATGACTTCATCTGGAGTTTTATCTTTAGTAGTGATAAAATAAATCCTAAGGAAATTTCAGAAAATGAAATTAATGAAAGATTGAAAGAAAGAAAAATTGAGGATCTAAGATTTTATGATGGTGAAACTCATAAGATGATGTTTTCTCTTCCAAAGCATATAAGAAAAGCTTTGGAGGAAGAAAAAAATGTTGCTTATGATGCAAATCCTCTTTATGCAGTAGAAGAATAA
- a CDS encoding shikimate kinase: MKTSLSFIGFMGSGKTNVGRKVSFFLKIPFLDLDEYIEKKLETSIYKIFEEKGEEYFRSLETIALKEIFSLFPEVVLSTGGGIVLKEENRKILKERSKVIYLKGSFENLMRNLEKEEESRKRPLLKKSREELLNIWKSRLPLYEECADIILSVDNKNIDEITHEVIERLKNDKSISLKWS; this comes from the coding sequence ATGAAAACTTCTCTTTCCTTCATTGGTTTTATGGGTAGTGGAAAGACAAATGTAGGAAGGAAAGTTTCTTTTTTTTTGAAAATTCCCTTTTTAGATTTAGATGAATATATTGAAAAAAAACTAGAAACTTCTATTTATAAGATATTTGAAGAAAAGGGAGAAGAATATTTTAGAAGTTTAGAAACAATTGCCTTGAAAGAGATTTTTTCTCTCTTTCCCGAAGTAGTCCTCTCTACAGGAGGGGGGATAGTTCTTAAAGAGGAAAATAGAAAAATATTAAAAGAAAGAAGTAAAGTTATATATTTAAAAGGTAGTTTTGAAAATCTTATGAGAAATTTAGAAAAAGAAGAAGAATCCAGAAAGAGACCTCTTTTAAAAAAGAGTAGAGAAGAATTATTAAATATTTGGAAGTCAAGACTTCCTTTATATGAAGAATGTGCAGATATTATTTTGAGTGTAGATAATAAAAATATAGATGAAATTACTCATGAAGTTATTGAGAGATTAAAAAATGATAAAAGTATTAGTCTTAAATGGTCCTAA
- the aroQ gene encoding type II 3-dehydroquinate dehydratase, translating into MIKVLVLNGPNLNLLGIREPRIYGNIDFQSLNNLILEKAREKNIEVEIKQSNFEGQLIDWIQEYREWADAIIINPGALTHYSYSLRDALLDFGKPVIEVHISNIYKREEFRRHSVIADVSLGQISGFGIYSYILALEAISLHFSA; encoded by the coding sequence ATGATAAAAGTATTAGTCTTAAATGGTCCTAATTTGAATTTGTTAGGTATAAGAGAACCAAGAATATATGGAAATATTGATTTCCAAAGTCTTAATAATTTAATATTAGAAAAGGCAAGAGAAAAAAATATTGAAGTAGAAATAAAACAGTCTAATTTTGAAGGACAACTTATAGACTGGATTCAAGAATACAGGGAATGGGCAGATGCTATAATAATAAATCCTGGAGCTTTAACTCATTATAGTTATTCATTGAGGGATGCTTTATTAGATTTTGGAAAACCTGTTATAGAAGTTCATATAAGTAATATTTACAAAAGAGAAGAATTTCGACGTCATTCAGTTATTGCGGACGTATCTTTGGGACAAATTTCAGGTTTTGGAATTTATAGTTATATCTTAGCTTTAGAGGCTATTTCCCTACATTTTTCTGCATAG
- a CDS encoding acylphosphatase, producing the protein MQKYIHVYVYGIVQGVGYRYFAYKWAKRLGINGKVKNLPDGRVEVEGEGEEENLKLFLDKLSEGPFGAVVEKIDVQWKDYQGLFEDFYIF; encoded by the coding sequence ATGCAGAAATATATTCATGTTTATGTTTACGGTATAGTTCAAGGAGTAGGATATAGATATTTTGCCTATAAATGGGCAAAGAGATTAGGTATTAATGGAAAAGTAAAAAATTTGCCTGATGGAAGAGTAGAAGTGGAAGGTGAGGGAGAAGAAGAGAATTTAAAGTTATTTTTAGATAAACTATCAGAAGGTCCTTTTGGGGCAGTAGTAGAAAAAATAGATGTACAATGGAAAGACTATCAAGGATTGTTTGAAGATTTTTATATATTTTAA